A single Osmerus mordax isolate fOsmMor3 chromosome 7, fOsmMor3.pri, whole genome shotgun sequence DNA region contains:
- the tlr9 gene encoding toll-like receptor 9: MDYVHLLCLCQLLHVVGSIDPSFFPCDNEVNRTHVDCSQRKLSHIPWIQSPFVTLLNLSHTKIQKVRGVSFSGVPNLQELDLRWNCLPGSLRDLGNPLCQMDINKDAFRGLKKLRNLYLSGNSLSSLPWLPTSLEVLDLEYNHLFNISEPLGTPWLQKLFLGKNCHYLNPCNQSFHINERVFNELSNLTKLNLGFNNITSIPLGLPLSLHKLDLRENKISEVGEEAFVGMTKLTSLNLEWNCQRCDHAAQPCFPCLNNNSLKLHRNSLKINNSLLTFLSLRGNSLLTFPEGLFSSLRQLKRLDISDNFLSLAIRNGSFFQELSQLTWLSLIYNYEPKKTFHNLVLSNYLSQITNLEYLLLSGNFFLELSSESLAVLGKLRHLQTLELRMNFIKSSNLSAFGRLPSLRKVDLSQNLLHFLPKCTNNSMYQLPQVSVNQNGYTRVDDLNPPPMVWERREALNGNQIDFYYENAFRELNATLKALDLSNNEFHFLMRGMGHRFGFINNLPSLEVLSLNDNDIGMRIDQALYSISLKYLYFAGNHLNIMWNTGDNYHKFFKNLTNLVYLDISRNQLRSLSQEVICNLPQNLRALRLSDNLLNYFPWENITVLGQLQHFNISKNRLSSLPNVIIPFRSNFTLLDLSYNWISKLPEKFFRKMQGLRYLYLNNNRLKILKHQTLPDLMRHGSNLKTLTLHGNPFACSCDTAWFADFLWASPVYIPLLTTHVQCEFPESLQGTSLLTMDPRSCPEIFGRVYFLSTSFLVLVLTALPLLKHLYGWDLWYCFQLLWAGHKGYSQLPGSDYDDHYDAFVVFDTENQSVRDWVYNELTVHLENGGRRRFRLCLEERDWLPGLSCIENLHNAVYSSAKTVFVLTSGGTGANVSGMIRQVFFMVQQRLLDEKVDVAVLVLLDEVFPKMKYLQLRKRLCSKSVLSWPRNPRAQPLFWNSMRAALSSDNLRSYDSNMSESFM; this comes from the exons ATGGATTATGTGCACTTACTTTGTCTTTGTCAGCTTTTACATGTGGTTGGAAGCATAGATCCCAGTTTCTTCCCCTGCGACAATGAAGTGAACCGCACGCACGTAGACTGCTCTCAGAGGAAGCTCTCTCACATCCCCTGGATCCAGTCTCCCTTTGTCACGTTATTGAATTTGAGTCATACTAAGATCCAGAAGGTCAGGGGAGTATCTTTCTCTGGTGTTCCAAATCTACAGGAGTTGGACCTCAGATGGAACTGCCTCCCTGGTAGTCTACGGGATCTGGGGAATCCGTTATGTCAGATGGATATCAACAAGGATGCTTTCAGAGGCCTTAAGAAACTCAGAAATCTGTATTTGTCAGGGAACAGCCTTTCTTCCCTCCCCTGGCTGCCCACTAGCCTGGAAGTTCTGGATCTGGAATATAATCACTTATTTAACATAAGTGAACCCCTCGGTACTCCATGGCTTCAGAAGCTGTTTCTTGGTAAGAACTGTCACTATCTCAACCCTTGCAACCAGTCGTTCCACATCAATGAGCGAGTTTTCAATGAGCTTAGTAACCTGACAAAACTTAATCTTGGCTTTAACAATATCACATCCATCCCTCTGGGGTTGCCTCTCTCACTACACAAACTGGATCTGAGGGAGAACAAGATCTCTGAGGTAGGCGAGGAGGCATTTGTTGGGATGACAAAACTTACGTCCCTTAACTTGGAGTGGAACTGCCAACGATGTGACCATGCAGCCCAGCCCTGTTTCCCTTGCCTTAATAACAACTCCTTAAAGCTACACAGAAACTCTTTAAAAATCAATAACAGCTTACTCACGTTTCTCAGCCTAAGAGGAAACTCTCTGCTTACATTTCCGGAGGGCCTCTTCAGCTCTCTGAGACAATTAAAAAGGCTTGATATCTCTGACAACTTCTTGTCTCTTGCCATACGTAATGGCTCCTTCTTCCAAGAGCTGAGTCAATTGACCTGGCTAAGTCTCATTTACAACTACGAGCCAAAGAAGACATTTCATAACCTGGTGCTCTCAAACTATCTGAGCCAAATCACAAACTTAGAATATCTTCTCCTTAGTGGGAATTTTTTCCTAGAACTCTCCAGCGAAAGCCTTGCAGTTCTTGGAAAGCTACGTCACCTTCAGACCCTAGAGCTGCGAATGAACTTCATAAAGTCCTCCAACCTAAGTGCTTTTGGACGGTTACCATCCCTGAGAAAGGTAGACCTCTCCCAGAACCTTTTGCACTTTCTTCCAAAGTGTACCAACAACTCCATGTATCAGTTGCCTCAGGTGTCTGTGAATCAAAATGGCTACACCAGGGTGGATGATCTGAACCCACCTCCGATGGTCTGGGAGAGGCGTGAG GCTTTAAACGGAAATCA GATTGACTTTTATTATGAAAACGCCTTCCGGGAGTTGAATGCCACATTGAAGGCCCTAGACCTAAGCAACAATGAGTTTCACTTTCTGATGAGGGGCATGGGCCACCGCTTCGGCTTTATAAATAACCTACCCAGTTTAGAAGTGCTAAGTCTGAATGACAATGACATTGGGATGCGAATAGATCAAGCTCTATACAGCATTTCCCTTAAGTACCTCTACTTTGCCGGGAACCATCTTAACATCATGTGGAACACAGGAGACAACTACCATAAGTTTTTCAAAAATCTCACCAATTTAGTATATCTAGACATCTCCAGGAACCAGCTGAGGTCCCTTTCACAAGAGGTTATTTGTAATCTGCCACAAAATCTCAGAGCACTGAGATTGAGCGATAACCTTTTGAACTATTTCCCATGGGAGAACATCACAGTACTCGGCCAGTTACAACACTTCAATATCAGTAAAAACCGTCTCTCCAGCTTGCCTAATGTAATCATACCTTTTAGATCGAACTTTACTCTCTTAGATTTGAGCTACAACTGGATTAGCAAGCTTCCAGAAAAATTCTTCAGAAAAATGCAGGGCTTGCGCTATCTCTACCTAAACAACAATAGACTCAAAATACTTAAACATCAGACCTTGCCTGACCTCATGAGACACGGTAGCAACCTCAAAACTCTCACTCTGCATGGGAATCCATTTGCTTGCTCATGTGACACAGCCTGGTTTGCAGACTTCCTGTGGGCTAGTCCGGTGtacatccctctcctcaccacgcACGTGCAATGCGAGTTCCCAGAGTCCCTGCAGGGGACCAGCTTGCTGACCATGGACCCACGCTCCTGCCCGGAGATTTTCGGAAGGGTGtacttcctctccacctccttcctagTTTTGGTACTCACTGCTCTGCCCCTCTTGAAGCACCTATACGGCTGGGACCTCTGGTActgctttcagttgttgtgggccggacacaaaggctACTCGCAACTACCAGGCAGTGATTACGACGACCACTATGATGCGTTTGTGGTGTTTGACACTGAGAACCAATCGGTGAGGGACTGGGTATACAACGAGTTGACCGTCCACCTGGAAAATGGAGGTCGCAGAAGGTTCCGTCTCTGCCTGGAAGAAAGGGACTGGCTTCCTGGCTTGTCCTGCATAGAGAACCTCCATAATGCAGTGTACAGCAGCGCAAAGACCGTGTTCGTCCTCACAAGCGGTGGGACTGGTGCGAACGTTAGTGGCATGATCCGCCAGGTGTTCTTCATGGTTCAGCAGAGGCTGCTGGATGAGAAG GTGGATGTGGCAGTGCTGGTTCTTCTGGATGAGGTGTTTCCTAAAATGAAATATCTGCAGCTGAGGAAAAGGCTGTGCAGCAAGTCAGTGTTGTCCTGGCCCAGAAACCCACGAGCCCAGCCCTTATTCTGGAACAGTATGAGAGCAGCGCTGTCATCAGACAACCTGCGATCCTATGACAGCAATATGAGTGAGAGTTTCATGTAG